In Sphingomonas sp. G-3-2-10, a single window of DNA contains:
- a CDS encoding serine hydrolase: MSGFQVSRRQALAFGLSATALAAIPSWAWAAAAELDEAGVDAIVKPFMAAFETPGIGVAIVRPGAAPFLKGYGVRTMGKPAAVDTHTRFGIASNSKSFTGAALALLVGEGKIGWEDPVVKHIPEFRMHDPAVTAMMTVRDLLVHRSGLPLGAGDLMYFPESTHVAADVLKALPHLKPARGFRAGYDYDNILYLVAGLLIERVSGMSWGAFVSARLLKPLGMDDAVTTRGDLKTDNVVGRHARLGPPVRGIGKMEVMQPDESPMIDAAGGINASVSDIAKWLQVQLAGGKLPDGKLLWSPAQAKEMWTPQTIVGSSDGPTETNPTRAVTSSYALGWFVQDYRGIRLVSHSGGLSGQVTQTAMIPSKGVGVAVFSNTEDAVSGGIRNALLDALIGAPAFDWVGSYVARTKKGQEDALAEVSGGIDKAPPGAPSLPLKSYAGRYRDPWYGDIVVSEKGGKLSIDFTPTPVFKSVLEPWGPDAFRTRFAKEAGEDAVVSFAVRDGKVTGVTMKALSPLADFSYDYHHLEFVPVR, translated from the coding sequence ATGAGCGGATTTCAGGTCAGTCGGCGGCAGGCGCTTGCGTTCGGGTTGAGCGCGACGGCGCTGGCCGCGATCCCGTCATGGGCATGGGCTGCCGCGGCCGAGCTGGACGAAGCGGGCGTCGATGCGATCGTGAAGCCGTTCATGGCGGCGTTCGAGACGCCGGGGATCGGGGTGGCGATCGTGCGGCCGGGGGCGGCGCCGTTCCTCAAGGGCTATGGCGTGCGGACGATGGGCAAGCCCGCGGCCGTCGATACGCATACCCGGTTCGGGATCGCGTCCAACTCGAAGAGCTTTACCGGCGCCGCGCTGGCGCTGCTGGTCGGGGAGGGGAAGATCGGCTGGGAAGACCCGGTCGTGAAGCATATCCCCGAGTTCAGGATGCACGATCCCGCCGTGACCGCGATGATGACGGTGCGCGATCTGCTGGTGCATCGTTCGGGCCTGCCGCTGGGCGCGGGCGACCTGATGTATTTTCCGGAATCGACCCATGTCGCGGCGGATGTGCTCAAGGCGCTACCGCATCTGAAGCCGGCGCGCGGATTCCGGGCCGGCTATGATTACGACAATATCCTTTATCTGGTCGCGGGACTGCTGATCGAGCGGGTGTCGGGCATGAGCTGGGGTGCGTTCGTTTCGGCGCGGCTGCTCAAGCCGCTGGGCATGGACGATGCGGTGACGACGCGCGGCGACCTGAAGACCGACAATGTCGTGGGGCGCCACGCACGGCTGGGGCCGCCGGTGCGCGGGATCGGCAAGATGGAAGTGATGCAGCCCGACGAAAGCCCGATGATCGACGCGGCGGGCGGGATCAACGCCAGCGTGAGCGACATCGCCAAGTGGCTGCAGGTCCAGCTCGCCGGGGGCAAGCTGCCCGACGGCAAGCTGCTGTGGAGCCCGGCGCAGGCGAAAGAGATGTGGACGCCGCAGACGATCGTCGGATCGAGCGACGGGCCGACCGAGACCAATCCGACCCGCGCGGTGACCAGCAGCTATGCGCTGGGCTGGTTCGTGCAGGATTATCGCGGGATCCGGCTGGTGTCGCACAGCGGCGGGCTGTCGGGCCAGGTGACGCAGACGGCGATGATCCCGTCCAAGGGCGTGGGCGTCGCGGTGTTCAGCAATACCGAGGATGCGGTGTCCGGCGGGATCCGCAACGCGCTGCTCGATGCGCTGATCGGCGCGCCGGCGTTCGACTGGGTCGGCAGCTATGTCGCGCGGACCAAGAAGGGGCAGGAAGACGCGCTGGCCGAAGTATCGGGCGGGATCGACAAGGCCCCGCCGGGTGCGCCGAGCCTGCCGCTCAAATCCTATGCCGGGCGCTATCGCGATCCCTGGTATGGCGACATTGTAGTCAGCGAGAAGGGCGGCAAGCTGTCGATCGACTTCACCCCGACGCCGGTGTTCAAGAGCGTGCTGGAGCCTTGGGGCCCGGACGCGTTCCGGACGCGCTTCGCGAAGGAAGCGGGCGAGGATGCGGTGGTCAGCTTCGCGGTGAGGGACGGCAAGGTGACCGGAGTCACGATGAAGGCGCTCTCGCCGCTGGCGGACTTCAGCTACGATTATCACCACCTCGAGTTCGTGCCGGTCCGCTGA
- a CDS encoding twin transmembrane helix small protein, with protein MLLFLSILLVAAVLAVLFVLIKGLVNMAGTTTADLEGEGISKRALRSNKLMQQRIILQAGAIAIIALILLIMSAGR; from the coding sequence ATGCTGCTGTTCCTCTCGATCCTGCTCGTCGCCGCGGTGCTCGCGGTCCTGTTCGTCCTCATCAAGGGGCTGGTGAACATGGCCGGCACCACCACCGCCGATCTGGAAGGCGAGGGCATCAGCAAGCGCGCGCTCCGCTCGAACAAGCTGATGCAGCAGCGCATCATCCTTCAGGCCGGCGCGATCGCGATCATCGCCCTGATCCTGCTGATCATGTCGGCCGGCCGCTGA
- a CDS encoding DUF1176 domain-containing protein, producing the protein MFLTILLALIAAPETEKLFGNWAVNCDNVKRCEATALQTAGRDSDQYRETRLSREPGPAGAVTIELWPEARTGGIIDVLIDGKLMATGMLRGDSVRLTGATAEGVARAMATGRELSLRSGRQVLARISLTGSSAMLRYIDAQQGRADGVTALVAKGKKSAATVPAAQPLPRIAAIRPPRGTAKPLDAATLRTLSDQGGCRAGDLKPVYHRLDARTVLAMLPCSAGPTNTQHRVFTVRGGKATPARFDRTPDNQDAAPVVTITNYAWSNGELVSGVKNNAGDCGASRIWVWDGERFRMTLTNELGACWRSGLWLTSYRADAVWK; encoded by the coding sequence ATGTTCTTAACCATCCTGCTCGCCCTGATCGCCGCGCCCGAGACCGAAAAGCTGTTCGGCAACTGGGCAGTCAATTGCGACAATGTGAAACGCTGCGAAGCGACCGCATTGCAGACGGCGGGACGGGATTCCGACCAGTATCGTGAGACGCGGCTGAGCCGCGAGCCGGGTCCGGCGGGCGCGGTGACGATCGAACTGTGGCCCGAAGCGCGCACGGGCGGGATCATCGACGTGCTGATCGACGGCAAGCTGATGGCCACGGGCATGTTGCGCGGCGACAGCGTGCGGCTGACCGGCGCGACCGCCGAGGGCGTGGCGCGGGCGATGGCGACGGGGCGCGAATTGTCGCTGCGATCGGGACGGCAGGTTCTGGCTCGCATCTCGCTGACCGGATCGTCGGCGATGCTGCGCTATATCGACGCCCAGCAGGGCCGCGCCGATGGCGTGACCGCGCTGGTGGCGAAGGGCAAGAAATCGGCGGCAACGGTGCCCGCCGCCCAGCCGCTGCCGCGCATCGCCGCGATCCGCCCGCCGCGCGGCACCGCCAAGCCGCTGGATGCCGCGACGCTGCGGACGCTGAGCGATCAGGGCGGGTGCCGCGCGGGCGATCTGAAGCCAGTCTATCACCGGCTGGATGCGCGGACCGTGCTGGCGATGCTGCCCTGTTCGGCCGGACCGACCAACACGCAGCATCGTGTCTTCACCGTGCGCGGCGGCAAGGCGACGCCTGCCCGGTTCGACCGGACGCCGGACAATCAGGACGCCGCCCCGGTGGTGACGATCACCAACTATGCCTGGAGCAATGGCGAGCTGGTGAGCGGCGTGAAGAACAATGCCGGCGACTGCGGCGCGTCGCGGATCTGGGTGTGGGACGGCGAGCGGTTCCGCATGACGCTGACCAACGAGCTGGGGGCGTGCTGGCGCTCGGGCCTGTGGCTGACCAGCTACCGCGCGGATGCGGTATGGAAGTGA
- the gluQRS gene encoding tRNA glutamyl-Q(34) synthetase GluQRS — MVIHTRFAPSPTGRLHMGHAYSAILSHDYARARGGVFTLRIEDIDGTRSRPEHVAAILADLEWLGLSWDGEVTFQSQRLALYDAAMDRLRGMSLLYPCFCTRADIAASLSAPHGPEGALYPGTCRGLEAPDLSKPHCWRLDMARALNSLSPCGRGKGPARAAGGKGEGDVAGRTPPHPSADFVVSLPLPQGERELFWHDHGVPIPADPASHGDVVLARKDAPASYHLAVTVDDAAQGVTHIIRGKDLFTATHVHRLLQALLDLPTPEYRHHDLLTGPDGARLAKRHGAPTLEAMRLCGIDGRALAEKLRRRELPVGIAAAKD, encoded by the coding sequence ATGGTTATCCACACCCGATTCGCGCCAAGCCCCACCGGTCGGCTCCATATGGGCCATGCCTACTCGGCAATCCTCTCGCACGACTATGCCCGTGCACGGGGCGGCGTGTTCACGCTGCGCATCGAGGATATCGACGGCACCCGCTCGCGCCCCGAACATGTCGCAGCGATCCTCGCCGATCTCGAATGGCTCGGGCTAAGCTGGGACGGCGAAGTGACGTTCCAGTCGCAACGCCTCGCTTTGTACGACGCTGCGATGGACCGCCTGCGCGGCATGAGCCTGCTCTATCCCTGTTTCTGCACCCGTGCCGACATCGCCGCGAGCCTCTCCGCCCCGCACGGTCCCGAAGGCGCGCTCTATCCCGGCACCTGCCGCGGTCTCGAAGCGCCGGACCTGAGCAAGCCCCATTGCTGGCGGCTGGATATGGCGCGCGCGCTAAACTCCCTCTCCCCTTGTGGGAGAGGGAAGGGGCCCGCCCGCGCAGCGGGTGGGAAGGGTGAGGGGGACGTCGCAGGTCGAACTCCCCCTCACCCTTCCGCCGACTTCGTCGTCTCCCTCCCTCTCCCACAAGGGGAGAGGGAGTTATTCTGGCACGACCACGGCGTCCCGATCCCCGCCGATCCCGCCTCGCACGGCGATGTCGTCCTCGCCCGCAAGGACGCGCCCGCCAGCTACCATCTCGCCGTCACCGTCGACGACGCGGCGCAGGGCGTCACCCACATCATTCGGGGAAAGGATCTCTTCACCGCCACTCATGTCCACCGGCTGCTGCAGGCGCTGCTCGATCTGCCCACCCCCGAATATCGCCACCATGACCTGCTCACCGGCCCCGACGGCGCCCGCCTCGCCAAGCGCCACGGCGCTCCCACGCTCGAGGCGATGCGGCTTTGCGGCATCGACGGCCGGGCGCTGGCGGAGAAGCTTCGCCGCAGGGAGCTTCCGGTTGGAATCGCCGCCGCAAAGGACTAG
- a CDS encoding beta-eliminating lyase-related protein, protein MRFFSDNAAAVCPQVMAALGQVNQLDTAYDGDKWSKELDGRFSDLFGTECRAIWVPTGTAANSLALAALCPPYGGIVCHRDAHIQVDEQGAPVFYTGGASLLLGEGEGAKLTPDAIRAVIDPIRPDVHQVQPHAISITNATEYGLAYSPDEVAAIGDLAKSRGLGLHMDGARFANAVAHLGCHPGDVTWRAGVDALSFGFVKNGGMSAEALVFFKPELMESTLFRRKRAGLLFSKGRYLAAQILAMLDDDLWLANGRAANAGALLLARAAGERLVHPVQANEVFLKVTPEEAASLRALGFDFYDWGVGEARLVISWNQGEDAIRPLADAIAAL, encoded by the coding sequence ATGCGCTTCTTTTCCGACAACGCCGCCGCCGTCTGCCCTCAGGTGATGGCCGCGCTGGGACAAGTGAACCAGCTCGACACCGCGTATGATGGCGACAAGTGGAGCAAGGAGTTGGACGGGCGATTTTCCGACCTGTTCGGCACCGAATGCCGCGCGATCTGGGTGCCGACCGGCACGGCGGCGAACAGCCTCGCGCTCGCCGCGCTGTGCCCGCCCTATGGCGGGATCGTCTGCCATCGCGACGCGCATATCCAGGTCGACGAGCAGGGCGCGCCGGTCTTCTACACCGGCGGCGCAAGCCTGCTGCTGGGCGAAGGCGAAGGCGCGAAGCTGACCCCCGATGCGATCCGCGCGGTGATCGATCCGATCCGCCCCGACGTGCATCAGGTGCAGCCGCACGCCATCTCGATCACCAATGCGACCGAATATGGCCTCGCCTATTCGCCGGACGAAGTCGCGGCGATCGGCGATCTGGCGAAATCGCGCGGGCTGGGCCTGCACATGGACGGCGCGCGCTTCGCAAATGCCGTGGCGCATCTCGGCTGTCATCCCGGCGACGTGACGTGGCGCGCGGGGGTGGATGCGCTGAGCTTCGGCTTCGTCAAGAATGGCGGCATGAGCGCCGAGGCTCTGGTGTTCTTCAAGCCCGAACTGATGGAATCGACGCTGTTCCGCCGCAAGCGTGCGGGGCTGCTCTTCTCCAAGGGCCGCTATCTGGCCGCACAGATCCTCGCGATGCTCGACGACGATCTGTGGCTGGCCAATGGCCGCGCGGCCAATGCCGGGGCGCTATTGCTGGCTCGGGCCGCGGGCGAGCGGCTGGTGCATCCGGTGCAGGCCAATGAAGTGTTCCTCAAGGTCACGCCCGAGGAAGCTGCGTCGCTGCGCGCGCTGGGCTTCGACTTCTACGATTGGGGCGTGGGCGAAGCGCGGCTGGTGATTTCCTGGAATCAGGGCGAGGACGCGATCCGCCCGCTGGCCGATGCGATCGCGGCGCTGTGA
- a CDS encoding HNH endonuclease: MYHPDLIRHPDSCPALVLNADYTPLSYYPLSVWPWQTAIKAVFLDRVDIVSHYEREIRSPSARLKLPSVIALKQYVKPSQFPAFTRFNLFLRDKFVCQYCGSPKDLTFDHVIPRAQGGRTTWENVATACAPCNLRKGGRTPKQAAMPLHIQPIRPTSWHLQEHGRRFPPGHLHETWHDWLYWDVELEA; the protein is encoded by the coding sequence ATGTACCATCCCGATCTGATCCGCCATCCGGACAGTTGCCCTGCGCTCGTTCTGAATGCCGACTATACCCCTTTGTCCTATTATCCGCTGAGCGTGTGGCCGTGGCAGACCGCGATCAAGGCGGTGTTCCTCGACCGGGTGGACATCGTCTCGCACTACGAGCGCGAGATCCGAAGTCCCAGCGCGAGGCTGAAGCTGCCTTCGGTCATCGCGCTCAAACAATATGTCAAACCGTCCCAATTCCCGGCCTTTACCCGTTTCAACCTGTTCCTTCGCGACAAGTTCGTCTGCCAATATTGCGGCTCTCCGAAGGATCTGACGTTCGATCACGTCATTCCCCGCGCCCAGGGCGGACGCACCACCTGGGAAAATGTCGCCACCGCCTGCGCGCCGTGCAATCTCCGCAAGGGCGGACGCACCCCGAAACAGGCCGCGATGCCGCTCCACATCCAGCCGATCCGCCCGACCAGCTGGCACCTGCAGGAACATGGCCGGCGCTTCCCGCCGGGGCATCTGCACGAGACGTGGCATGATTGGCTGTATTGGGACGTCGAGCTGGAGGCCTGA
- the egtD gene encoding L-histidine N(alpha)-methyltransferase — MLKQEIEDGQSSLADPNFRADVLNGLAATPRAIPARWFYDRRGSELFEAITDLPEYYPTRTETALLHRVGPELGALAARNAAVVEFGSGSSTKTPILLRAIEPAAYVPIDISGDFLRQSARELSQAFPGLPVHPVEADFLRPVPLPVQVEGLPKLGFFPGSTIGNMNAWHAVDLLRAMREWLGEGARLLIGMDRVKSPDILVPAYDDAQGVTAAFNLNLLERINRELDGTIPVDAFRHRAIWNADAARIEMHLEALRDMRFEVEGRPFAMQAGETIHTENSHKYGPNGGRMLLRAGGWTPIAEWTDPQDWFALVLCEAQSIRRAP; from the coding sequence ATGCTCAAGCAGGAAATCGAAGACGGCCAGTCGAGCCTCGCGGATCCCAATTTCCGCGCCGATGTGCTGAACGGCCTTGCCGCGACGCCGCGGGCGATCCCCGCGCGCTGGTTCTACGACCGGCGCGGTTCGGAACTGTTCGAAGCGATCACCGATCTGCCCGAATATTACCCCACTCGCACCGAAACCGCGCTGCTGCACCGGGTTGGTCCCGAACTCGGCGCGCTCGCCGCGCGCAATGCTGCGGTGGTCGAATTCGGCTCGGGCTCGTCGACCAAGACGCCGATCCTGCTCCGCGCGATCGAACCCGCCGCCTATGTCCCGATCGACATTTCCGGCGACTTCCTCCGCCAGTCCGCGCGCGAATTGTCGCAGGCGTTTCCGGGGCTGCCGGTCCATCCGGTCGAAGCCGATTTCCTTCGCCCCGTGCCGCTCCCGGTGCAGGTCGAGGGGCTGCCCAAGCTCGGCTTCTTCCCCGGATCGACCATCGGCAACATGAATGCGTGGCACGCGGTCGATCTGCTCCGCGCGATGCGCGAATGGCTGGGCGAGGGGGCGCGGCTGCTGATCGGGATGGATCGGGTCAAGTCGCCCGACATCCTCGTCCCCGCCTATGACGATGCGCAGGGCGTGACCGCAGCGTTCAACCTCAATTTGCTCGAACGGATCAATCGCGAACTGGACGGCACGATCCCCGTGGACGCCTTCCGCCACCGCGCCATCTGGAACGCCGACGCCGCCCGGATCGAAATGCACCTCGAGGCGCTCCGCGACATGCGCTTTGAAGTGGAGGGGCGTCCCTTCGCGATGCAGGCGGGCGAGACGATCCACACAGAGAACAGCCACAAATACGGTCCCAATGGCGGGCGGATGCTGCTCCGCGCCGGCGGCTGGACGCCGATCGCCGAATGGACCGATCCGCAGGACTGGTTCGCGCTGGTCCTGTGCGAGGCCCAGTCGATCCGCCGCGCGCCTTGA
- a CDS encoding cob(I)yrinic acid a,c-diamide adenosyltransferase, with protein sequence MVKLNKIYTRTGDDGTTGLVDGSRVAKSDARMAAIGDVDETNSAIGVARTHFLDSESFDMMLARIQNDLFDLGADLATPLDGDQTYALRVTAAQSEWLEHSIDRMNSALEPLRSFVLPAGEPGAAALHMARSIARRAERSTVAAGAIADIRPEVLIYLNRLSDFLFVAARAVNQSGAGDVLWVPGASR encoded by the coding sequence GTGGTCAAGCTCAACAAGATCTACACCCGCACCGGCGACGACGGCACCACCGGGCTTGTCGATGGCTCGCGCGTCGCCAAGTCCGACGCGCGCATGGCCGCGATCGGCGATGTCGACGAAACCAATTCGGCCATCGGCGTCGCTCGCACCCATTTCCTCGATTCCGAGAGCTTCGACATGATGCTCGCGCGCATCCAGAACGACCTGTTCGATCTGGGCGCCGATCTCGCCACGCCGCTCGACGGCGATCAGACCTATGCGCTGCGCGTCACCGCCGCCCAGTCCGAATGGCTCGAACATTCGATCGACCGGATGAATAGCGCGCTCGAGCCGCTGCGCAGCTTCGTGCTGCCGGCGGGCGAGCCGGGCGCCGCCGCGCTCCATATGGCCCGTTCGATTGCGCGCCGGGCGGAACGCTCGACCGTCGCCGCCGGAGCGATCGCCGATATCCGTCCCGAAGTGCTGATCTATTTGAATAGATTGTCGGATTTTCTGTTCGTCGCCGCGCGCGCGGTGAACCAAAGCGGGGCTGGCGACGTTCTGTGGGTTCCGGGGGCGTCGCGCTGA
- the egtB gene encoding ergothioneine biosynthesis protein EgtB, translated as MRTDTGPAPASPALAQRYAATRTLSVDLVAPLSDADATIQSMDDASPAKWHLAHITWFFETFVLRDHVPGYVLHDDRFPFLFNSYYEAEGQRYARPRRGMLSRPTLAEILDYRAAVDAALIAALPGLPAEALALVELGINHEQQHQELLLTDILHHFSVNPLEPAIWPGDPKVPVAMPGPINWIEGRSSEAHVGKDFSAMAVSTVSTGSGFTFDCEGPRHRVLLTPHAIADRTVTNGEWAAFIADGGYADPRLWLSDGWAWVKTNGIFAPLYWERQGDAWTRFGLDGRRGIDPAAPVTHISFFEADAYASWAGARLPTEFEWEAMASAHDPDGGNQLDAAGPVEPRPSPGGPAFFGDVWEWTGSAYRPYPGFAAAEGAVGEYNGKFMSGQFVLRGGSCATPRGHARASYRNFFYPHQRWQFTGVRLARDG; from the coding sequence ATGCGAACGGATACTGGCCCGGCCCCGGCATCCCCCGCGCTTGCGCAGCGCTATGCGGCTACACGCACGCTCAGCGTCGATCTGGTCGCCCCGCTCTCCGACGCTGACGCCACGATCCAGTCGATGGACGATGCCTCGCCCGCGAAATGGCATCTGGCGCATATCACCTGGTTTTTTGAAACCTTCGTCCTGCGCGATCATGTGCCCGGCTATGTACTCCATGACGATCGCTTCCCGTTCCTGTTCAACAGCTATTACGAAGCCGAGGGGCAGCGCTATGCGCGTCCTCGCCGCGGCATGTTGTCGCGGCCGACGCTGGCCGAAATCCTCGACTATCGCGCCGCAGTCGATGCCGCGCTGATCGCTGCGCTGCCTGGCCTTCCTGCGGAGGCGCTGGCGCTGGTCGAACTCGGCATCAATCACGAGCAGCAGCATCAGGAACTGCTCCTCACCGATATCCTCCATCACTTCTCGGTAAACCCGCTCGAACCCGCCATCTGGCCCGGCGATCCCAAGGTTCCGGTCGCGATGCCCGGCCCGATCAACTGGATCGAGGGCCGATCAAGTGAAGCGCATGTCGGAAAAGATTTTTCCGCAATGGCGGTGTCAACCGTGTCAACCGGATCGGGCTTCACTTTCGATTGCGAAGGCCCCCGTCACCGGGTTCTCCTGACGCCCCACGCAATTGCCGACCGCACGGTGACCAATGGCGAATGGGCCGCTTTCATTGCTGATGGGGGCTATGCCGATCCGCGCCTTTGGCTCAGCGATGGCTGGGCGTGGGTCAAGACCAACGGCATCTTCGCCCCGCTTTATTGGGAGCGGCAGGGGGACGCCTGGACTCGCTTCGGCCTCGACGGCCGCCGCGGAATCGATCCTGCCGCGCCGGTGACGCATATCAGCTTCTTCGAGGCCGATGCCTATGCCAGCTGGGCCGGCGCGCGTTTGCCGACCGAGTTCGAATGGGAAGCGATGGCTTCGGCGCATGATCCCGATGGCGGCAATCAGCTCGACGCCGCCGGTCCGGTCGAGCCGCGCCCGTCGCCGGGCGGCCCCGCCTTTTTCGGCGATGTCTGGGAATGGACCGGCAGCGCCTATCGCCCCTATCCCGGCTTTGCGGCGGCCGAAGGTGCAGTCGGCGAATATAACGGCAAGTTCATGAGCGGGCAGTTCGTCCTGCGCGGCGGCAGCTGCGCCACGCCGCGCGGCCATGCGCGCGCGAGCTACCGCAATTTCTTCTACCCCCATCAGCGCTGGCAATTCACCGGCGTGCGTCTGGCAAGGGACGGTTGA
- a CDS encoding transglycosylase domain-containing protein, which yields MANDDNFEQRFPLRRPAAPQEPARARPTPAPVKPAVKKAVFPPAEEKPKKAAEVATEKAKKAIAAVQNWFETPEPLELSGGMPPPDARKERARSAPLPPPPPAPPPIDFPQAVPAGGYTTNLPVVRRRFNWWRWSMRGLGAFLIFFILAVAWLAFTAPLSKSLQPPAPPSITLLDSDGKEIARRGAVIEKPVDASKLPKHVQEAFMAIEDRRFESHWGVDPRGIMRAFVHNISNDGGSQGGSTITQQLAKNAFLNSNRTAGRKFQEVLIAFWLEAWLTKNEIMSRYLSYVYFGDNVYGLRAAARHYFSVDVEDLTISQATMLAGLVQAPSRLAPTGNLKGARERQKLVIAAMVAAGFLTKEEAAEVRPAVLRVDKVKQLPSGGYFADWVLPQARDRAGEIATEQRVRTTLDSGIQRAAERAVKGAGLRSTQIALVAMKPDGRIVAMVGGNSYAASPFNRATMARRQPGSTFKLFVYLAALRSGMTPESMVDDTPLTIGDWSPENSGKRYSGRITLRQAFAKSSNVAAVRLAQQVGIANVTRAARDLGISTPIGNDASVALGTSTVSLLELTAAYASVAEGSYPVRPRGLAEDSEDQDWLSRQLGGPSRFPSRTLDDLHELLGGVVSGGTGRSAALSIPAFGKTGTTQNGQDALFVGYAGDLVVGVWVGNDDNTPIPGLSGGGVPARVWRNFMIDALDIRAAPPPEEVIDNTIEDDAPDLGDVLGEILGGGEVQTEVEPVPGDVPPIPDDRRREELTIPARPGVDDRGARRPAPEPSRRLPDGQ from the coding sequence ATGGCGAACGACGACAATTTCGAACAACGTTTCCCCCTGCGGCGTCCAGCGGCCCCGCAGGAGCCGGCGCGCGCGCGGCCGACGCCGGCGCCGGTAAAGCCGGCCGTCAAGAAGGCGGTGTTCCCGCCCGCCGAGGAGAAGCCGAAGAAAGCCGCCGAAGTGGCGACCGAAAAGGCGAAGAAAGCGATCGCCGCGGTCCAGAACTGGTTCGAGACGCCCGAGCCGCTGGAGCTTTCCGGCGGGATGCCCCCGCCCGATGCGCGGAAGGAACGCGCGCGGTCCGCGCCGCTCCCCCCTCCCCCGCCCGCGCCGCCGCCGATCGACTTCCCGCAAGCAGTGCCGGCGGGCGGCTACACCACCAATCTTCCCGTCGTCCGCCGCCGGTTCAACTGGTGGCGCTGGTCGATGCGCGGGCTGGGCGCGTTCCTGATCTTCTTCATTCTCGCGGTGGCGTGGCTGGCCTTCACTGCGCCCTTGTCCAAATCGCTCCAGCCGCCTGCCCCGCCCTCGATCACCTTGCTCGATTCCGATGGCAAGGAGATCGCCCGGCGCGGCGCGGTGATCGAGAAACCGGTCGACGCGTCGAAACTGCCCAAGCATGTGCAGGAAGCCTTTATGGCGATCGAGGACCGGCGGTTCGAAAGCCATTGGGGCGTCGATCCGCGCGGGATCATGCGCGCCTTCGTCCATAATATCAGCAATGACGGCGGATCGCAGGGCGGCAGCACGATCACCCAGCAGCTGGCGAAGAACGCCTTCCTCAATTCGAACCGCACCGCGGGGCGGAAGTTTCAGGAGGTGCTGATCGCCTTCTGGCTGGAAGCGTGGCTGACGAAGAACGAGATCATGTCGCGTTATCTGAGCTACGTCTATTTCGGCGACAATGTGTACGGGCTGCGCGCCGCGGCGCGGCACTATTTCAGCGTCGATGTCGAGGATCTGACCATCAGCCAGGCGACGATGCTGGCGGGCCTGGTGCAGGCGCCGTCGCGGCTTGCCCCAACCGGCAATCTGAAGGGCGCGCGCGAGCGGCAGAAGCTGGTGATCGCCGCGATGGTCGCCGCCGGTTTCCTGACCAAGGAGGAAGCGGCCGAAGTGCGGCCCGCAGTGCTCAGGGTCGACAAGGTCAAGCAACTGCCCAGCGGCGGCTATTTCGCCGACTGGGTGCTGCCGCAGGCGCGCGACCGGGCGGGCGAGATCGCGACCGAGCAGCGCGTGCGCACGACGCTGGATTCCGGCATACAGCGCGCCGCCGAGCGCGCGGTGAAGGGCGCGGGGCTGCGTTCGACGCAGATCGCGCTGGTGGCAATGAAGCCCGATGGGCGCATCGTCGCGATGGTCGGCGGCAACAGCTATGCCGCCAGCCCCTTCAACCGCGCGACGATGGCGCGGCGCCAGCCGGGTTCGACCTTCAAGCTGTTCGTCTATCTCGCCGCGCTTCGCTCCGGCATGACGCCCGAATCGATGGTCGACGATACGCCGCTGACGATCGGCGACTGGTCGCCCGAGAATAGCGGCAAGCGCTATTCGGGCCGGATCACCCTGCGGCAGGCCTTCGCCAAATCGAGCAATGTCGCGGCGGTGCGGCTGGCGCAGCAGGTGGGCATCGCCAACGTTACGCGAGCGGCGCGCGATCTGGGCATCTCCACCCCGATCGGCAACGACGCGTCGGTCGCGCTGGGCACGTCGACCGTATCGCTGCTCGAGCTGACCGCCGCCTACGCCTCGGTCGCCGAGGGCAGCTATCCGGTGCGCCCGCGCGGGCTGGCCGAAGACAGCGAGGATCAGGACTGGCTGTCACGCCAGCTGGGCGGGCCGAGCCGCTTCCCGTCGCGCACGCTCGACGATCTCCACGAGCTGCTGGGCGGCGTGGTGAGCGGCGGCACCGGGCGCAGCGCGGCGCTTTCCATCCCCGCCTTCGGCAAGACCGGGACGACGCAGAACGGGCAGGACGCGCTTTTCGTCGGCTATGCGGGCGATCTGGTGGTCGGCGTGTGGGTCGGCAACGACGACAATACGCCGATCCCGGGCCTGTCGGGCGGAGGCGTGCCCGCGCGGGTGTGGCGCAACTTCATGATCGACGCACTCGACATCCGCGCCGCCCCGCCGCCCGAGGAAGTGATCGACAACACGATCGAGGACGATGCGCCCGATCTGGGCGACGTGCTGGGCGAGATCCTGGGCGGGGGCGAAGTCCAGACCGAAGTCGAACCCGTTCCCGGCGATGTGCCGCCGATTCCGGACGACCGGCGGCGCGAGGAGCTGACCATCCCGGCGCGGCCCGGCGTTGACGATCGCGGGGCGAGGCGTCCGGCACCCGAGCCCTCGCGGCGCCTTCCCGACGGGCAATAG